GCAGGACGTCAGCCTGAGCGTCGTCCGCGAGGCGACGACCCGTCTGGCGTCCGAGGACCTCGTCGAGGCATCGCCCCAACGGGGGTTCCGGGTCCGCCCGGTGTCCCTGGAGGACCTCCGGGACCTCACCTGGGTGCGCGTCCAGCTCGAGACGCTGGCGCTGCGGGAGTCGATCGCCAAAGGGGACGTCAGCTGGGAGGCCGACCTCGTGGCTGCCCACCACCGGCTCTCGGCGACGCCGATGTTCCTGGACGACGGCACCGGGAACACCGACTGGATGGCGGCACACGGTGCGTTCCACGCCGCGCTCACGTCGGCGGCGGGCAGTCCCATCCTGGAGCGCCTCCGGCGCCAGCTCTACGACGCCTCCGAGCTCTACCGCTACTGGTCCAGCCTGCTGCCCCGACGCGAACGGCCCCGCGCCACCCCCGACGAGCACAAGGCCATCTGCGACGCCGCGCTGGCCCGCGACGCCGACCTCGCCGTCCGGCTCCTCACCGAGCACCTCCAGAGGACGGCCGACCTGCTGGCGGGATCGATCGACGCCATCGAGGCCTCCGAGCTCACGGCCGGCGCCTGACGGCCAGGGCAGGGCGAGGACCCTGCTCCGTGAGGGGCGCGCTCGACCGGGATCTCGGTGCATGAATCACGTAACCGCTGGGTAGAAAGGGTTTCGGTGTGCCGGGAAGCCTGGTCGGCGTGATCTTGCCGACCCCTGGAACGGGCCCTCATGCACCCCCACAACGACCCGCACGCGAGCGCGTCCCGCACCGACACGTGGCTGCTCCTCGTCGCCTGCGATGACGGCCGCGCCATCGAGGCGCTTCGGGGGCCCGGGTAGCCGTGTTGCTCGCACTCATCGGGCTCCACGCCGTGCTCGGCTCGGTGGTCCTGACCGCCGGCCGTCGTCTCGGCCGCTGGGGCCTCCTGATCGGCGGCCTCGCACCGGCGGTGACCGTGGTCGCCGCCCTCGCGCTTGCCGGACCGGTCCTCGACGGCGACCCGGTGACGTCCTCGGTGTCCTGGGTGCCGCAACTCGGGCTCGACCTCGATCTGCGTCTCGACGCGTTCTCGCTCCTGATGATCGTCCTCGTGTCGGGCATCGGCACGCTGGTGTTCGTCTACGCCTGGCACTACTTCGCCCACGCACCGAAGGCGGGGCGGGCCGCGGGACTGCTGACCCTGTTCGCCGGCTCGATGCTGGGGGTCGTCCTGGCCGACAACCTGCTGCTGCTCTACGTGTTCTGGGAGCTCACCTCGGTCACCTCGTATCTGTTGATCGGCATCGACGACGCCGACCCCGATGCCCGGGCGGCGGCGCTGCACGCCCTCCTGGTCACGGGGATGGGCGGCCTGGCCATGCTCGGAGGGTTCGTCGTGCTGGGCCAGGACGCCGGCACGTACCAGATCAGCGAGCTGTTGGCCGACCCACCCACGGGGACGGCGGCGGCGATCGCCCTGGTGCTCGTGCTGCTGGGAGCGTTCACGAAGTCGGCGCAGTACCCGTTCCACAGCTGGCTGCCGGGCGCGATGGTGGCGCCCACCCCGATCAGCGCCTACCTGCACTCGGCGGCGATGGTGAAGGCCGGGGTCTACCTCGTCGCCCGGTTCGCGCCGGCGTTCGCACTGGTGGGCGTGTGGCGGCCGCTGGTGGTGGGCGTCGGCCTCCTCACCATGGTCGCCGGTGGTCTGCGGGCGTTGCGACCCTTCGACCTCAAGCAGCTGCTGGCCTTCGGGACCATCAGCCAGCTGGGCTTCCTCATGGTCCTGCTGGGCATCGGGCAGCCGGAGGCGACCGCCGCGGGGTGCGCGCTGCTCCTCGCCCACGGGCTGTTCAAGGTCGGTCTCTTCATGGTCGTGGGCATCGTCGACCACGAGACCGGCACCCGCGACATCCGTGAGCTGCCGGCCCTCGGCCAGGGGTGGGGCCCGACCCGTGCCGTCGCGGTGATCAGCGCCGCGTCCATGGCCGCCGTCCCGCTCACCGCCGGGTTCATCGCCAAGGAGAAGGCCTACACCGCCTTCGTCGAAGGTGGCGCCGGCGACCGGTTGGTGCTCGTGGGCATCGTGGCCGGTTCGATGCTCACCGTCGCGTACAGCCTGCTCTTCGTCGC
The genomic region above belongs to Acidimicrobiales bacterium and contains:
- a CDS encoding DUF4040 domain-containing protein, producing the protein MLLALIGLHAVLGSVVLTAGRRLGRWGLLIGGLAPAVTVVAALALAGPVLDGDPVTSSVSWVPQLGLDLDLRLDAFSLLMIVLVSGIGTLVFVYAWHYFAHAPKAGRAAGLLTLFAGSMLGVVLADNLLLLYVFWELTSVTSYLLIGIDDADPDARAAALHALLVTGMGGLAMLGGFVVLGQDAGTYQISELLADPPTGTAAAIALVLVLLGAFTKSAQYPFHSWLPGAMVAPTPISAYLHSAAMVKAGVYLVARFAPAFALVGVWRPLVVGVGLLTMVAGGLRALRPFDLKQLLAFGTISQLGFLMVLLGIGQPEATAAGCALLLAHGLFKVGLFMVVGIVDHETGTRDIRELPALGQGWGPTRAVAVISAASMAAVPLTAGFIAKEKAYTAFVEGGAGDRLVLVGIVAGSMLTVAYSLLFVAALLRPGAVAGETERRVADHAPTTWFVLPGIIVATATMVLGIAPALWSGLVDAAAGALDPEASAHLKLWHGVNAPLLLSMATLAAGVAIFAARRPVGRAQARLAPTITGLEVYEGVVRGVLRFAARTTSIVQSGSLPVYATIIMATAALAPGLAMVTGPWWSGLPETIARPAHVPVAVLLVTGALAATLATRRFAAVLLLGVVGYGMAALFVVQGDPDLALTQFAVETLSVVVFLLVLRRLPDRFERRRPPVLEGVARVAVSAAVGVVIAAAAFATAGARTEAPVSREMSERALPDGDGKNVVNVILVDIRGLDTLGEITVLVAAAIGITALARAGRAPGSRSPGRADPAPQEVEP
- a CDS encoding GntR family transcriptional regulator, with product MARARRGRSLVEEVHAALREDILFGRRLPGERLQLNEIAEQQDVSLSVVREATTRLASEDLVEASPQRGFRVRPVSLEDLRDLTWVRVQLETLALRESIAKGDVSWEADLVAAHHRLSATPMFLDDGTGNTDWMAAHGAFHAALTSAAGSPILERLRRQLYDASELYRYWSSLLPRRERPRATPDEHKAICDAALARDADLAVRLLTEHLQRTADLLAGSIDAIEASELTAGA